ATTAAATTTTAAATATTTATTAGATTTCTTTTAGAAAATTCCTTTTTATTAATAATAAATATCCGAAAAGAAAAATAACTTATATCATTTATATAAAAGTTATTTTTTTAACATAAAATATGTTATAATTATTTGCTACTAAAAAGGTTTAATGTAGATAATTAAGAGGAATTAATGATAAAAAAACATTAAATAATGTTTTTTTCAGCTATAATTTCGTCAATTTTTTTCTTTAGGGAGTTACGAATTATAATTAATCGAAAAGCCTCAATAAAAATTTAAGAAAATTTGATTTGGATAAAAAGATGTTGAAGTTACGATAAATATAGGAAGAAGATAAATAAAAAATATTATAAGGATAAAAAAATGTTAGAAATATTAAAAAATTATGGATTATACGGGATAATAATAGCTAGTTTACTTGAAGCAACAGTGCTTCCCATACCAATGGAGACAATATCAATACCAGCATATCTTTCAGCAAAAGAAAATATTATATATTTATTGATTATTTTAGTTTCTTTTTCTACTTTAGGAAGTATAGTTGGTTACTCTATCTGGAAAAGATTAGGAAAAATTATTAGAAATAAATATAGAGAAAAAGATATATTTATAAAAATTAAAATATTATATGAAAGAAATATTTTTTTGACACTTTTAAGTTCAGCATTTACTCCTATTCCTTTTGAAGCTTATGTTATGGTTGCAGGAATACTTAGCATTAACTTCAAATTGTTTTTAATAGGGGTAGTTTTAAGTAGAATTTTAAGACATTTTCCTCAAGGATTATTGATTTATTTTTATGGAGATAAAATATTAGATAATATAAAATTATATAGTTTTTTAATTATAATGTTTATTTTTTCATTTAATCTTGTAAAATATTTAATTTTAAAAAAAATTAAGGCCTCAGATATTTAATTTCTGAGGTCTTATATATACTTTAAATAATGAATCTTTTAATTATTAGATAATGATTTTTATATTCTCTCGTTTTAAATAAAATAAAGTGATTATAGCCATTAATATCTCGGTTAAAGCTGTTGCTAACCAAACACCTGGTATTCCAAATTTCCAAGATAAAATAAATATCAATGGAATTGTCA
This sequence is a window from Candidatus Cetobacterium colombiensis. Protein-coding genes within it:
- a CDS encoding YqaA family protein is translated as MLEILKNYGLYGIIIASLLEATVLPIPMETISIPAYLSAKENIIYLLIILVSFSTLGSIVGYSIWKRLGKIIRNKYREKDIFIKIKILYERNIFLTLLSSAFTPIPFEAYVMVAGILSINFKLFLIGVVLSRILRHFPQGLLIYFYGDKILDNIKLYSFLIIMFIFSFNLVKYLILKKIKASDI